The Solibacillus sp. FSL R7-0682 genome includes a window with the following:
- a CDS encoding phosphoribosylanthranilate isomerase: MTKVKICGLKEIEHVEAAVKAGADFIGFMFAPSKRRISVEVASTLAQTIPSYVKKVGVFVNEDPEMIKQIAQQVGLDFIQYHGDEEPELIQQIGLPSIKAFSIRTKEDVEHAARYDVNYYLFDAPGTDYRGGSGKSFDWTLLDELNIPLEKVILAGGLNEANVALATVLVEPFAVDVSSGVEIAGRKDSTLIASFIEKVKGELIL, encoded by the coding sequence ATGACAAAGGTAAAAATTTGCGGATTAAAAGAAATTGAACATGTGGAAGCAGCAGTTAAGGCTGGCGCTGATTTTATTGGATTTATGTTTGCGCCTAGTAAACGCCGTATTTCGGTAGAGGTAGCAAGCACGCTCGCTCAAACGATTCCGAGCTACGTAAAAAAAGTTGGGGTATTTGTAAATGAAGACCCTGAAATGATTAAACAAATTGCTCAGCAAGTTGGGCTTGATTTCATTCAATATCATGGGGATGAAGAACCGGAATTGATTCAACAAATCGGACTCCCTTCAATTAAAGCATTTTCAATTCGAACAAAAGAGGATGTAGAACACGCAGCTCGCTATGATGTGAACTACTATTTATTTGACGCACCTGGAACCGATTATCGTGGGGGTAGCGGAAAGTCGTTTGATTGGACATTGCTTGATGAATTGAACATTCCATTAGAAAAAGTGATTTTAGCAGGAGGTTTAAATGAGGCAAATGTCGCTTTAGCGACGGTACTTGTCGAACCGTTTGCTGTCGATGTCTCGAGTGGTGTCGAAATTGCCGGACGTAAGGATTCGACATTAATTGCAAGCTTCATTGAGAAGGTGAAAGGAGAGCTCATTTTATGA
- a CDS encoding sulfate permease translates to MRVKDFFAGLFFIGIAGYFTYALIEGMSELFIDSTTFWQYFVAFFRVALIIFLFNLGLTLMKRFFTGGKTT, encoded by the coding sequence ATGAGGGTGAAAGATTTTTTTGCTGGGCTATTTTTCATTGGAATTGCAGGCTATTTTACGTATGCCTTAATTGAAGGGATGTCCGAACTTTTCATTGATAGCACAACATTTTGGCAATATTTCGTTGCATTTTTCCGTGTAGCGCTCATCATTTTTCTATTCAATTTAGGGCTCACCTTAATGAAGCGCTTTTTTACCGGTGGAAAAACGACGTAA
- a CDS encoding peptidylprolyl isomerase, which translates to MKKTVVAVTLASSLMLAACNNDKDNIVATTAYGNITQGDFYEQIKGLAGTTLLEQVVIDQILSARYAAADDEIQEQFDNYQTMYGDEFESALAENGLTEETFKDNIRFQILQQKAMEDVEITDEEITNYYEQGKYELSARQILVETEQEAQELYDKLQAGEDFAALAKEHSQDAASAENGGELDWFTVGEMTGAFNDVI; encoded by the coding sequence ATGAAAAAAACAGTAGTAGCAGTTACACTTGCTTCCTCATTAATGCTAGCGGCGTGTAATAATGACAAAGATAATATTGTTGCAACAACTGCATACGGGAACATTACACAAGGCGATTTTTACGAGCAAATTAAAGGATTAGCAGGAACGACTTTATTAGAGCAGGTTGTCATTGATCAAATTTTATCTGCCCGTTATGCAGCGGCTGACGACGAAATACAAGAGCAATTTGACAACTATCAAACAATGTACGGTGATGAATTTGAATCCGCACTGGCGGAAAATGGTCTGACAGAAGAAACATTTAAAGATAATATTCGCTTCCAAATTTTACAACAAAAAGCGATGGAAGATGTAGAAATTACTGACGAGGAAATTACGAACTATTACGAACAAGGGAAGTATGAGCTGAGTGCTCGTCAAATTTTAGTGGAAACAGAGCAAGAAGCGCAAGAACTTTATGACAAGCTTCAGGCAGGGGAAGACTTTGCAGCTTTAGCAAAGGAACATTCTCAAGATGCAGCCTCCGCTGAAAATGGGGGAGAATTAGATTGGTTTACAGTTGGTGAAATGACAGGAGCCTTTAACGATGTCATCTGA
- the trpA gene encoding tryptophan synthase subunit alpha codes for MTLQQAMEQVLANGDKAFVPYIMAGDNGLETLKPIILKLQQLGVSAIEVGIPFTDPVADGPVIEKAGERALFHGVTLRKILDELKSFREDINVPLVAMTYLNPILAYGIENFAQDAALAGIKGIIVPDMPYEESKIIHPALKAHSIALVQLISLTSPPERVKKLAKASEGFIYAVTVNGITGERSDFTKDLSAHFAHLKSLSTIPVLAGFGISIPDHVKEFGSYADGVIVGSKIVSALEQQDWTSIESLVQATKRERAI; via the coding sequence ATGACATTACAACAAGCAATGGAGCAAGTGTTAGCAAATGGAGATAAAGCATTTGTTCCGTATATAATGGCTGGTGATAATGGACTGGAAACATTAAAGCCAATCATTTTAAAATTACAGCAACTTGGCGTATCAGCTATCGAAGTGGGGATTCCATTTACAGATCCGGTAGCAGATGGACCAGTCATTGAAAAGGCTGGCGAACGCGCCCTGTTTCATGGTGTCACACTACGCAAAATTTTAGATGAACTTAAAAGTTTTCGTGAGGACATAAACGTACCTCTCGTAGCGATGACCTATTTAAATCCAATCTTAGCGTATGGCATTGAAAACTTTGCACAAGATGCGGCACTTGCTGGCATAAAAGGGATCATCGTACCAGATATGCCTTATGAAGAAAGTAAAATTATTCACCCCGCGTTAAAGGCACATAGCATCGCTTTAGTTCAACTAATATCATTAACGAGCCCACCAGAGCGTGTTAAAAAACTAGCGAAGGCAAGTGAAGGCTTTATTTATGCTGTTACAGTCAATGGGATAACAGGTGAGCGTTCTGACTTTACGAAGGATTTGTCAGCTCATTTTGCGCATTTAAAATCGCTTAGTACGATTCCTGTCTTAGCTGGTTTTGGTATTTCTATTCCGGATCATGTAAAGGAATTCGGTTCATATGCGGATGGTGTCATTGTCGGCAGTAAAATTGTCAGTGCATTAGAGCAGCAGGACTGGACTTCGATTGAGTCTCTTGTTCAAGCAACGAAAAGAGAACGGGCAATTTAA
- the trpB gene encoding tryptophan synthase subunit beta: MKTIKGRFGQFGGQFVPETLMTPLQELEEAYEQAKNDPSFQQELDYYLKQYVGRETPLYYAERLTKKMGGAKIYLKREDLNHTGAHKINNAIGQALLAKRMGKKKIVAETGAGQHGVATATACALLDMECIVYMGAEDVRRQQLNVFRMELLGTKVIAVDKGSATLKDAVNEALRHWVTHIEDTHYILGSALGPHPFPTIVRDFQRIIGDETREQILIQEGRLPDTVIACIGGGSNAIGMFYPFIEDEDVALYGVEAAGAGVNTDKHAAAIHVGKTGVLHGAFMYLLQDENGFVQEAHSISAGLDYPGVGPEHCYLHESGRASYPSVTDEQALIGVKLLCETEGILPALESAHAIYYAAEFAKNCSQDAIIVVCLSGRGDKDVHTLMEKLGGEAK; this comes from the coding sequence ATGAAGACAATAAAAGGACGATTCGGACAGTTTGGTGGACAATTTGTTCCGGAAACACTGATGACACCGTTGCAGGAATTAGAGGAAGCGTATGAGCAAGCAAAAAATGACCCGAGCTTTCAGCAAGAGCTCGATTATTATTTAAAACAATATGTCGGTCGTGAAACACCTCTCTACTATGCCGAGCGCCTAACGAAAAAAATGGGCGGTGCAAAAATCTATTTAAAGCGAGAGGATTTAAACCATACTGGGGCACATAAAATAAATAATGCGATTGGGCAGGCATTACTTGCAAAACGAATGGGTAAAAAGAAGATTGTTGCAGAAACAGGTGCAGGACAGCATGGGGTAGCAACTGCCACAGCCTGTGCACTTCTCGATATGGAATGTATCGTGTATATGGGGGCAGAAGATGTACGCCGCCAACAGTTAAATGTTTTTCGAATGGAGCTGCTTGGTACGAAGGTAATCGCCGTTGACAAAGGCTCCGCTACATTAAAGGACGCAGTGAATGAAGCACTGCGCCATTGGGTAACGCATATTGAAGATACGCACTATATTCTGGGGTCAGCACTTGGACCACATCCGTTCCCTACGATTGTACGAGATTTTCAGCGTATTATTGGGGATGAAACACGTGAGCAAATTTTAATACAAGAAGGTCGTCTGCCGGATACGGTGATCGCTTGTATCGGTGGAGGTAGTAATGCAATCGGAATGTTTTATCCATTTATAGAGGATGAAGACGTTGCTTTATATGGGGTAGAAGCGGCCGGTGCTGGTGTCAATACAGACAAGCATGCGGCAGCAATTCACGTTGGAAAAACCGGCGTATTGCACGGTGCGTTCATGTATTTATTGCAGGATGAAAATGGCTTTGTACAGGAGGCACATTCGATTTCTGCAGGACTAGATTATCCTGGCGTTGGTCCGGAGCATTGCTATTTACATGAAAGTGGACGTGCAAGTTACCCTTCCGTGACGGATGAACAAGCACTTATTGGTGTGAAATTATTATGTGAAACAGAAGGCATTTTACCTGCGTTAGAAAGTGCACATGCCATTTATTATGCGGCGGAGTTTGCAAAAAATTGCTCTCAAGATGCAATCATTGTCGTGTGCTTATCTGGCCGAGGGGATAAAGACGTCCATACGTTAATGGAGAAGCTTGGAGGTGAAGCGAAATGA
- a CDS encoding DUF4956 domain-containing protein — MFTLLAATNVTTFDDIFKSSFLEKTATFSLIDALIGLASAFLLGVFIYFVYKKTFNGVVYSHSFNISLMIMSLATALVIMGISQNVLLSLGMVGALSIVRFRTPIKDPMDLIFLFWSVVVGILCGAGFIPLAAIGSVIIGLVIIVFQNKIVIENPYLVVVKFEQEETNAEIEKLLKVASKRYLLKSKSVMADTEMEATYEVRLKGDDAAFVSSLSKIIGVSSAVMLSYDGNFTA; from the coding sequence ATGTTTACGCTTTTAGCAGCAACGAATGTCACAACCTTTGATGACATTTTTAAATCAAGTTTTTTAGAAAAAACAGCAACGTTTTCTTTAATCGATGCATTAATCGGTTTAGCGAGTGCATTTTTACTCGGTGTCTTTATTTACTTCGTATACAAAAAGACGTTTAACGGAGTTGTCTACTCTCATTCTTTCAACATTTCATTAATGATTATGTCCCTTGCAACAGCACTAGTTATTATGGGGATTAGCCAAAACGTACTATTATCACTAGGTATGGTTGGTGCGTTATCAATCGTTCGTTTCCGTACACCGATTAAAGATCCAATGGATTTAATTTTCTTATTCTGGTCAGTAGTTGTTGGTATTTTATGTGGTGCTGGATTCATTCCATTAGCGGCAATCGGATCAGTTATTATCGGATTGGTAATTATTGTATTCCAAAATAAAATTGTGATCGAAAACCCATATTTAGTCGTTGTGAAATTCGAACAAGAAGAAACAAATGCAGAAATAGAAAAATTACTAAAGGTAGCATCAAAACGCTATTTATTAAAATCAAAATCTGTTATGGCAGATACTGAAATGGAAGCAACCTACGAAGTGCGCTTAAAAGGAGATGACGCAGCATTCGTATCTTCCTTATCAAAGATTATCGGTGTAAGCTCGGCCGTCATGCTAAGCTATGACGGCAACTTTACCGCATAA
- a CDS encoding polyphosphate polymerase domain-containing protein, producing the protein MPKQTSYNPNGRSEMKFGITYVDYQVLRMKLRHIMQLDPHAKMNGRYLIRSCYFDNVDNKVMNEKKEGFLNRDKYRVRIYNKSDDVIHLERKSKRNNQTFKSKCALTKREFERMRHYDFDWMKDDKRSLIRDLHKDIKLYQLKPMTVVDYEREAYLYAHGNVRITFDCKVQTSLRNTDMFNKKLPMVDVLEPNEVILEVKYDEYLPTVIKMLLQGIHTRHEAYSKYQLSRMYG; encoded by the coding sequence ATGCCAAAGCAAACGTCGTACAATCCAAATGGGCGTAGCGAAATGAAATTCGGTATTACTTATGTCGATTATCAAGTTCTTCGCATGAAGCTACGTCACATCATGCAGCTTGACCCGCATGCTAAGATGAACGGACGCTATTTAATTCGTTCTTGCTACTTTGACAATGTTGACAACAAAGTAATGAACGAGAAAAAAGAAGGCTTTTTAAATCGCGACAAATACCGTGTCCGTATTTACAACAAAAGCGATGACGTCATTCATTTAGAACGTAAATCAAAGCGCAACAATCAAACATTTAAATCTAAATGTGCATTAACAAAAAGAGAATTTGAACGCATGCGTCATTATGATTTTGATTGGATGAAAGACGATAAGCGATCATTAATACGTGATTTACACAAAGACATTAAGCTATATCAATTAAAGCCGATGACCGTAGTTGACTATGAGCGGGAGGCGTATTTATATGCCCATGGAAACGTCCGCATTACTTTTGATTGTAAAGTCCAAACGAGTCTTCGTAATACCGATATGTTCAATAAAAAATTACCAATGGTTGATGTACTGGAGCCAAATGAAGTCATTTTAGAAGTGAAATATGACGAGTACTTACCAACTGTAATTAAAATGCTACTTCAAGGCATCCATACACGCCATGAAGCTTATTCAAAATACCAACTAAGCCGCATGTATGGCTAA